From one Formosa sediminum genomic stretch:
- the fbp gene encoding class 1 fructose-bisphosphatase — MSGQNKTLGEFIIENQSAFKYTTGELTRLLNSIRLAAKVVNHEVNKAGLVDIIGAAGDVNIQGEDQQKLDVYANDIFIQTLKKRNIVCGIASEEEDDFITINSQDSKNQNKYIVLIDPLDGSSNIDVNVSVGTIFSIYRRVTPVGTPVTIDDFLQEGNQQVAAGYVVYGTSTMLVYTTGAGVNGFTLNPAIGTFYLSHPDMSFPEDGNIYSCNEGNYIHFPQGIKDYIKYCQMEEGDRPYTSRYIGSLVSDFHRNMIKGGIYLYPKSSKNPQGKLRLLYECNPMAFLAEQANGKASDGFQRIMDIKPTELHQRVPFMCGSKNMVEKAEEFERNAVKK, encoded by the coding sequence ATGTCAGGACAAAACAAAACATTAGGTGAATTTATAATCGAAAATCAAAGCGCTTTTAAGTACACCACAGGAGAGTTAACACGATTATTAAATTCTATACGATTAGCTGCAAAAGTTGTAAATCACGAAGTAAACAAAGCTGGATTAGTAGACATCATTGGAGCAGCTGGCGATGTAAATATTCAAGGTGAAGACCAACAAAAACTAGATGTTTACGCAAACGACATCTTTATTCAGACACTAAAAAAGAGAAATATTGTTTGTGGTATTGCTAGTGAAGAAGAAGACGATTTTATTACAATTAATAGTCAAGATTCTAAAAATCAAAATAAATATATTGTATTAATAGACCCTCTTGACGGATCTTCTAATATAGACGTAAACGTTTCTGTAGGAACAATCTTCTCTATTTACAGACGCGTTACTCCAGTAGGAACTCCTGTGACCATAGATGATTTTTTACAAGAAGGAAACCAACAAGTAGCTGCTGGTTATGTGGTTTACGGAACCTCTACCATGCTAGTGTATACAACAGGAGCTGGTGTTAACGGATTTACATTAAACCCAGCTATTGGAACATTTTATCTTTCTCACCCAGACATGTCTTTCCCTGAAGACGGGAACATTTACTCATGTAATGAAGGAAATTACATCCATTTCCCACAAGGAATAAAAGATTATATAAAGTATTGCCAAATGGAAGAAGGAGACAGACCATATACGTCTAGATATATTGGATCTTTAGTTTCAGATTTCCATAGAAACATGATTAAAGGTGGTATTTATTTATATCCAAAAAGTTCTAAAAACCCACAAGGAAAACTCCGTTTATTATACGAATGTAATCCCATGGCATTCTTAGCAGAACAAGCTAATGGAAAAGCAAGTGACGGATTCCAACGCATTATGGATATTAAACCTACAGAATTACACCAACGTGTCCCTTTTATGTGTGGAAGTAAAAATATGGTTGAAAAAGCTGAAGAGTTTGAACGCAATGCCGTAAAGAAATAA
- a CDS encoding GNAT family N-acetyltransferase, giving the protein MNIKIRPAKIEDMSAVLELIYELAIYEKEPEAVEVTVADLERDGFGETPLFKCFVAEIEGAVKGIALVYNRYSTWKGPIIHLEDLIVNKDFRGAGVGTALLNEVVKYGYNKGAKRINWEVIDWNEPAIAFYESKGAKVLRDWDVVQLDQASIKNYIDTL; this is encoded by the coding sequence ATGAATATTAAAATTAGACCGGCTAAAATTGAAGATATGTCAGCCGTACTAGAACTAATTTACGAATTAGCTATTTATGAAAAAGAGCCAGAAGCAGTAGAGGTTACAGTAGCTGATTTAGAACGCGATGGATTTGGCGAGACCCCATTATTTAAATGTTTTGTTGCTGAAATTGAAGGCGCTGTAAAAGGAATTGCTTTAGTATATAACCGCTATTCTACATGGAAAGGTCCAATTATTCATTTGGAAGATTTAATAGTAAATAAAGATTTTAGAGGTGCAGGAGTTGGTACCGCTTTACTTAATGAAGTGGTTAAATATGGCTACAATAAAGGTGCAAAACGTATTAATTGGGAAGTTATAGATTGGAATGAACCTGCAATTGCTTTTTACGAAAGTAAAGGAGCAAAAGTGTTACGCGATTGGGATGTGGTACAATTAGACCAAGCGAGCATAAAAAATTATATTGATACTCTATAA
- a CDS encoding aspartate kinase, with amino-acid sequence MNVFKFGGASIKDANGVKNLAAILNEYSKTYPVVVISAMGKTTNALEDVIDNYLYHTSALEASIQVVLDYHNTIISELFLDSEDSIFIAIASIINDLKMFLKTNASTDYNFVYDQIIGYGELLSTTIVSRYLNVLGIQNKWLDVRKYIHTDASYRRANVNWEQTVKDISTLQQHKIIYLTQGFLGANGNCTTTLGREGSDYTAAIFAYALNAKSVTIWKDVPGVLNADPRYFKDAQLLEQLSYSEAIELAFYGASVIHPKTLQPLHQKDITLFVKSFLNPLSKGTKINSDPGLVPAIPCYIVKKNQVLIQISSLDFSYIVEENISDIFNILHRFKMKVDLIQNSAISFSVCVEDVFNNLKHVLEHFSVTYNVTYIPKVTLYTVRHYNSNAINSITKNKNILLQQRTLDTLQIVTK; translated from the coding sequence ATGAATGTATTTAAATTTGGAGGAGCTTCAATAAAAGATGCTAATGGGGTTAAAAATCTAGCAGCAATTTTAAATGAGTATTCCAAAACATATCCTGTTGTTGTTATTTCGGCAATGGGTAAAACTACTAATGCTTTAGAAGATGTTATAGATAATTATTTGTATCATACTTCAGCTTTGGAGGCTTCTATTCAAGTGGTATTAGACTATCATAATACAATCATTTCAGAATTGTTTCTAGATTCTGAAGATTCTATTTTTATAGCCATAGCGTCTATAATTAACGACCTAAAAATGTTTTTGAAAACTAATGCGTCTACAGATTATAACTTTGTGTACGACCAGATTATTGGGTATGGCGAATTACTTTCAACAACTATAGTTAGTCGGTATTTAAATGTATTAGGTATACAAAATAAATGGTTAGATGTTAGGAAGTATATACATACAGATGCCAGTTACAGACGCGCAAATGTAAATTGGGAACAAACTGTTAAAGACATATCGACTTTACAACAACATAAAATAATATACCTAACGCAAGGTTTTTTAGGTGCTAATGGCAATTGTACAACAACCTTAGGAAGAGAAGGGAGTGATTATACTGCAGCCATTTTTGCATATGCTTTAAATGCTAAAAGTGTAACTATCTGGAAAGATGTTCCGGGAGTGCTTAATGCCGATCCTAGGTATTTTAAAGATGCCCAATTGCTTGAACAATTATCTTATTCTGAAGCTATAGAATTAGCATTTTATGGCGCAAGTGTAATTCATCCTAAAACCTTACAACCATTACATCAAAAAGACATTACACTGTTTGTAAAATCTTTTTTAAATCCATTGTCTAAGGGCACAAAAATAAATTCAGATCCGGGTCTAGTACCAGCTATACCCTGTTATATTGTTAAGAAAAATCAAGTATTAATACAAATATCTTCTTTAGATTTTTCTTACATTGTAGAAGAAAATATTAGTGATATTTTTAATATTTTACATCGCTTTAAAATGAAAGTCGACTTAATTCAGAATTCAGCCATTAGTTTTTCTGTTTGTGTAGAGGATGTTTTTAATAATCTAAAACACGTTTTAGAGCATTTTAGCGTTACTTATAATGTTACCTATATACCTAAAGTTACCTTATATACGGTTAGACATTATAATTCTAACGCTATAAATTCTATAACAAAAAATAAAAACATTCTATTACAACAACGTACACTAGATACGTTACAAATAGTAACTAAATAA
- a CDS encoding GNAT family N-acyltransferase encodes MAKNDEKGIVTASEVASAINLKKMGFLGTFVGWSLMKVLKISAINDFYIENKHLKDTAFLDRILDSFDIKFEIPEEDLKRLPKTGAFITVSNHPLGGIDGILLLKLLLEQRDDFKIMANFLLNRIEPIKPYIMPVNPFEDKKDIKSSVTGFKNALLHLKEGHPIGLFPAGEVSTYREGKLVVDKPWEATALKLVKRAEVPVVPIYFHAKNSKLFYELSKLSDTLRTAKLPSEVFTQKRRVIKVRIGKPIPVADQKEFSTLPEYSEFLRRKTYMLANAFEEKSTILRSLASTINLKSTKAPKRIVTPGDAILMEEEVKQLRTLDCRLLQSKNYEVFLASSKDIPTILREIGRLREITFRAIGEGTNESIDLDKFDNYYHHMFLWDDEQKVIAGAYRMGLGSEIFKKYGIDGFYLQDLFRFEPELHKMMSESIEMGRAFIIKEFQQKPMPLFLLWRGIVHTTLRFPEHKYLIGGVSISNQFSNFSKSLMIEFMKSHYYDPYVAQYVHPKKEFKVKLKDADKDFVFDATEADLNKFDKIIDEVEPGNLRLPVLLKKYIKQNARLVAFNVDPLFNNAVDGLMYIKIEDLPESTVRPVMEEFQEELERKFSANGNSEQQNFTEKI; translated from the coding sequence ATGGCGAAAAATGATGAAAAGGGAATAGTAACTGCTAGTGAAGTGGCAAGTGCTATCAATTTAAAAAAAATGGGCTTTCTAGGCACTTTTGTGGGCTGGAGTTTAATGAAGGTTTTAAAAATTTCTGCAATTAACGATTTCTATATAGAAAATAAGCATTTAAAAGACACTGCATTCTTAGATCGTATTTTAGATAGTTTTGATATTAAATTTGAAATTCCTGAAGAGGATTTAAAACGTTTACCTAAAACCGGAGCGTTTATTACAGTATCTAATCATCCGTTAGGTGGTATTGATGGGATTTTGTTGCTTAAGTTATTGTTAGAACAACGTGATGATTTTAAAATCATGGCAAATTTCTTACTAAATCGTATAGAGCCTATTAAGCCATACATTATGCCTGTAAATCCGTTTGAGGATAAAAAGGATATTAAATCTAGCGTTACAGGATTTAAAAATGCATTATTACATTTAAAAGAAGGACATCCTATTGGTTTGTTTCCAGCAGGAGAAGTTTCTACTTATCGCGAAGGGAAATTGGTGGTTGACAAGCCTTGGGAAGCTACAGCTTTAAAGTTGGTAAAACGCGCAGAAGTTCCGGTAGTCCCTATTTATTTTCATGCTAAAAATAGTAAGTTGTTTTACGAACTCTCTAAATTAAGCGATACTTTAAGAACAGCTAAACTTCCCTCAGAGGTTTTTACGCAAAAAAGACGAGTTATAAAAGTGCGTATAGGGAAACCTATTCCGGTGGCCGACCAAAAAGAGTTTTCAACATTACCAGAATACAGTGAGTTTTTAAGACGTAAAACGTACATGTTAGCTAATGCGTTTGAAGAAAAATCTACAATTCTTAGAAGTTTAGCATCTACAATAAATTTAAAATCAACTAAAGCGCCTAAACGTATAGTTACGCCTGGAGATGCTATTTTAATGGAGGAAGAAGTTAAGCAATTACGAACGTTAGATTGTAGATTGTTGCAAAGTAAAAATTATGAAGTGTTTTTGGCTTCTTCTAAAGATATTCCAACAATTTTAAGGGAAATTGGTCGTTTACGCGAGATTACTTTTAGAGCCATTGGAGAAGGTACAAACGAGTCTATAGATTTGGATAAGTTTGATAATTACTATCACCATATGTTTCTTTGGGACGATGAGCAAAAAGTTATAGCAGGTGCTTATCGTATGGGATTAGGATCTGAAATATTTAAAAAATATGGAATTGATGGATTTTATCTTCAAGATTTATTCCGTTTTGAACCCGAATTACATAAAATGATGAGTGAGTCTATAGAAATGGGACGCGCTTTTATTATAAAAGAATTTCAGCAAAAGCCAATGCCTCTTTTTTTATTATGGCGCGGTATAGTGCATACTACTTTGCGTTTCCCAGAACACAAGTATTTAATTGGAGGTGTTAGTATTAGTAATCAGTTTTCAAACTTTTCAAAATCGTTAATGATTGAGTTTATGAAATCTCATTATTACGATCCGTATGTAGCTCAATATGTACATCCTAAAAAAGAATTTAAAGTGAAGCTTAAAGATGCCGATAAAGACTTTGTTTTTGATGCGACAGAAGCCGATTTAAATAAATTTGATAAAATTATAGATGAGGTAGAGCCAGGAAACTTAAGATTACCGGTATTACTTAAAAAATATATTAAACAAAATGCCCGATTAGTAGCCTTTAATGTCGATCCGTTATTTAATAATGCAGTAGATGGTTTAATGTATATAAAGATAGAAGATTTACCAGAAAGTACCGTGCGTCCTGTTATGGAAGAATTTCAGGAGGAGCTTGAACGTAAATTCTCTGCGAATGGAAATAGCGAACAACAAAATTTTACCGAAAAGATTTAA
- a CDS encoding AsmA-like C-terminal region-containing protein: MKKTLKIVGIVIGLLIIFLIAAPFLFEGKILEIVKSTVNKNIDAEFDFADADISFIRNFPEVSVAVNDMSIVNTGTFAGETLVAAKEANVSVPFMQIFNSADEGYTINSFSIDGAVVNILINEEGLVNYDIAKKDGTEVPVNTSETPTSNVTLSIQKYEITNSQIKYYDEQGKMYFQLNDFNHSGTGDLSAVKSELDTKTSGLISFDMDGTNYFKETPVTLDAKLGVDLAQNIYTFLENKAKVNQLELVFDGSVKLNDNSQDVDITFKTPSSDFKNFLALIPKAYSKEIENVNTTGDFIVQGVLNGTVDETHIPKFNIGITSNNASFKYPDLPQSVSNITIDTKIANDTGLLENTYVNINALTFKIAQDVFSANATIKDIMGNPLVNANLKGRINLGNLSQAYPFSVEQQLKGILDANITTAFDMKAIEDGRYQDTKNSGSLGLSGFEFDSEDMTNPIQISKAGLTFNTQNVTLNSFEAKTGQTDLSAKGTIDNLLGYMFNDQILKGSFTLNSNTFAVNDFMTESETPEPTKTSESTKTATPEVATTESIKIPAFLDATIVAKANTLLYDNLTLKDASGTLLVKDEIVTLKDFKSNIFGGQIALNGAVSTKADIPTFDVNLGMNSFNIAQSFKGLEMLQALAPIAQAFKGTLNSNFEIKGNLNNEFTPNLSTLSGNALAELLVSDVDSKDSKVLSTLVDRLEFLNFNEGETKKINTTLTFNDGQVQVKPFNLKFKDIDVQVAGSHGFDQSLNYNATFDVPAKYLGTEAQNLLSKLNDPDAENISVPVTANIGGSVGSPSITTDLSATAKTLTNKLVTMQKDKLLNEGSNKVKDALNSFLNSNTTKDSTKTTTTTTAKAKAKDSVTTDNIKKAADNLLNGLFGSKKESNDSGK; the protein is encoded by the coding sequence ATGAAAAAAACACTTAAAATAGTAGGGATTGTAATTGGATTACTAATTATTTTTTTAATTGCAGCCCCTTTCTTATTTGAAGGAAAAATACTTGAGATTGTAAAAAGTACTGTAAATAAAAATATAGATGCAGAATTCGATTTTGCAGACGCAGATATTAGTTTTATAAGAAACTTTCCAGAAGTTTCTGTTGCCGTAAACGACATGAGTATTGTAAACACCGGAACATTTGCAGGCGAAACCTTAGTTGCTGCTAAAGAAGCAAATGTTAGTGTGCCTTTTATGCAAATTTTTAATAGTGCAGACGAAGGTTATACTATAAACTCATTCAGTATAGATGGTGCGGTTGTTAACATTTTAATAAACGAAGAAGGTCTAGTAAATTACGATATAGCTAAAAAAGATGGGACAGAAGTTCCTGTTAATACGTCTGAAACTCCAACCAGTAACGTGACTTTATCTATTCAGAAATATGAAATTACAAATTCTCAAATTAAATATTACGACGAGCAAGGAAAAATGTATTTTCAATTAAACGATTTTAATCACTCTGGAACAGGAGACCTTTCTGCAGTAAAATCGGAACTCGATACTAAAACTAGCGGATTGATTTCTTTTGATATGGATGGTACCAATTATTTTAAAGAAACCCCCGTAACTTTAGATGCTAAATTGGGGGTAGATTTAGCGCAGAATATATATACATTTTTAGAGAACAAAGCTAAAGTTAACCAATTAGAATTGGTTTTTGATGGAAGTGTAAAATTGAACGATAACAGTCAGGATGTAGATATTACCTTTAAAACACCATCATCAGATTTTAAAAATTTCTTGGCTTTAATTCCAAAAGCCTATTCTAAAGAGATAGAAAATGTGAATACAACAGGTGATTTTATAGTGCAAGGTGTTTTAAATGGCACTGTAGATGAGACCCATATTCCTAAATTTAATATTGGTATCACATCAAATAATGCATCGTTTAAATATCCAGATTTACCGCAATCGGTTTCCAATATTACTATAGACACTAAGATTGCTAACGACACTGGATTGTTAGAAAATACCTATGTTAATATAAACGCTTTAACTTTTAAAATTGCACAAGATGTTTTTAGTGCTAATGCAACGATTAAAGATATAATGGGAAATCCGTTAGTGAACGCCAACTTAAAAGGGCGCATTAATTTAGGTAACTTATCTCAGGCTTATCCTTTTTCTGTAGAACAACAATTAAAAGGAATTTTAGATGCCAATATAACTACAGCTTTTGATATGAAAGCCATAGAAGACGGACGCTATCAAGATACTAAAAATAGCGGGTCGTTAGGTTTAAGCGGATTTGAATTTGATTCTGAAGACATGACTAATCCCATTCAAATTTCTAAAGCTGGTTTAACGTTTAATACCCAAAATGTTACTTTAAATTCTTTTGAAGCTAAAACAGGGCAAACAGACCTTTCTGCTAAAGGAACTATAGATAATTTATTAGGTTATATGTTTAATGACCAAATATTAAAAGGAAGCTTTACATTAAACTCAAATACATTTGCAGTTAATGATTTTATGACAGAAAGCGAAACTCCTGAACCTACTAAAACGTCAGAATCTACAAAAACAGCTACTCCTGAAGTAGCCACCACAGAATCTATTAAAATACCTGCATTTTTAGATGCGACAATTGTGGCTAAAGCGAATACATTGCTTTACGATAATTTGACATTAAAAGACGCTTCAGGGACGTTATTGGTTAAAGATGAAATCGTAACATTAAAGGATTTTAAATCTAATATTTTTGGTGGTCAAATTGCTTTAAATGGCGCAGTCTCTACCAAAGCAGACATTCCAACTTTTGATGTGAATTTGGGGATGAATAGTTTTAATATTGCTCAGTCTTTTAAAGGTCTAGAGATGTTGCAGGCATTAGCGCCAATTGCTCAAGCCTTTAAAGGAACGCTAAATTCTAATTTTGAAATAAAAGGAAATTTAAATAACGAATTTACGCCAAACCTAAGTACTTTGTCAGGTAATGCTTTAGCAGAATTACTTGTAAGTGATGTAGATTCTAAGGATAGTAAAGTGTTAAGTACGCTTGTGGATCGTTTAGAATTCCTAAATTTTAATGAAGGCGAAACAAAAAAAATTAATACTACCTTAACGTTTAATGACGGACAAGTTCAGGTCAAGCCTTTTAATCTTAAATTTAAGGATATAGATGTTCAGGTTGCCGGAAGTCATGGTTTCGACCAGTCATTAAATTACAATGCTACTTTTGATGTGCCTGCAAAATATTTAGGAACGGAAGCACAGAATTTATTATCAAAATTAAACGATCCTGATGCAGAAAACATTTCTGTGCCTGTAACCGCAAATATTGGCGGAAGCGTTGGTAGCCCATCTATTACTACAGATTTAAGTGCAACAGCTAAGACGCTAACAAATAAGTTGGTTACTATGCAAAAAGATAAGCTTTTAAATGAAGGTAGTAATAAGGTTAAAGATGCCTTAAATAGTTTTTTAAACTCTAATACAACTAAAGATTCTACAAAAACCACCACTACAACTACTGCTAAGGCTAAAGCTAAAGACTCTGTAACTACAGATAACATTAAAAAAGCAGCAGATAATTTATTAAATGGATTGTTTGGAAGTAAAAAAGAGAGTAACGATTCTGGAAAGTAA
- a CDS encoding DUF1801 domain-containing protein, producing the protein MINKAETPENYIKNLPEKRKTPISKLRQVILDHLPTGFQETMSYGMIGYVVPHKTYPRGYHTNPNLPLPFINIASQKNHIALYHYGIYANEPLLNWFTAQYAKHSKYKLDMGRICIRFKKTDDIPYALIGELVSKMTPEQWIEAYKNTLR; encoded by the coding sequence ATGATAAATAAAGCCGAAACTCCAGAAAATTACATAAAGAATCTTCCAGAGAAACGCAAAACTCCCATTTCAAAATTAAGACAGGTTATATTAGACCATTTACCAACAGGCTTTCAAGAAACCATGAGTTATGGCATGATAGGCTATGTAGTACCTCATAAAACCTACCCGAGAGGCTACCATACCAATCCCAATTTACCATTACCATTTATTAATATTGCCTCGCAAAAAAATCACATTGCATTATATCATTACGGGATTTATGCTAACGAACCATTATTAAATTGGTTTACAGCCCAATATGCTAAACACTCCAAATACAAACTAGATATGGGAAGAATTTGTATCCGATTTAAAAAAACAGACGATATACCGTACGCACTTATTGGAGAATTAGTGAGCAAAATGACCCCAGAACAATGGATTGAAGCCTATAAAAACACTTTAAGATAA
- a CDS encoding 2-hydroxyacid dehydrogenase, whose amino-acid sequence MIILHLDSNHPLLKQQLTDLGFTNHDDFTSTKEDIEAKISTYDGIIIRSRFTIDKKFLDAATRLKFIGRVGAGLENIDCDYAQEKGIDLISAPEGNRNAVGEHTLGMLLSLFNKLNKADREVRQGQWLREANRGLELDGKTVGIIGYGNMGNAFSKKLRGFDVNVLCYDIKPGVGNQNAKQVDLKTFQNEVDVVSLHTPQTPLTLNMINANFINNFKKPFWFLNTARGKSVVTKDLVSALKSKHILGAGLDVLEYEKASFENLFTADNMPEAFQYLIQAENVILTPHVAGWTIESKEKLAQTIVDKIKEKFM is encoded by the coding sequence ATGATCATTCTTCATCTCGATAGCAATCACCCACTTTTAAAACAACAATTAACAGATTTAGGCTTTACAAATCACGACGATTTCACTTCAACAAAAGAAGATATTGAAGCAAAAATCAGCACGTATGATGGCATTATAATTAGAAGTAGATTCACCATAGACAAAAAATTTCTAGACGCAGCAACCCGCCTAAAATTTATTGGCCGTGTAGGTGCCGGCTTAGAAAATATAGATTGCGATTATGCCCAAGAAAAAGGAATAGACCTTATCTCTGCGCCCGAAGGAAACAGAAATGCAGTGGGCGAACACACCTTAGGTATGCTCCTATCGCTATTTAATAAACTAAATAAAGCAGACCGCGAAGTTCGTCAAGGACAATGGCTACGCGAGGCTAATCGCGGACTAGAACTCGATGGAAAAACTGTTGGTATTATTGGATATGGGAATATGGGAAATGCCTTCTCTAAAAAATTACGCGGGTTTGATGTTAATGTCTTGTGTTACGATATTAAACCGGGTGTTGGCAACCAAAACGCTAAACAAGTAGACCTAAAAACATTTCAAAATGAAGTCGATGTAGTAAGCTTACACACCCCACAAACACCATTAACCCTAAACATGATTAATGCCAACTTTATTAACAACTTTAAAAAACCCTTTTGGTTTTTAAATACTGCTAGAGGAAAAAGTGTGGTAACGAAAGATTTGGTTTCGGCCTTAAAATCTAAACACATTTTAGGCGCAGGATTAGATGTTTTAGAATATGAAAAAGCGTCATTCGAAAACTTATTTACAGCAGATAATATGCCTGAAGCCTTTCAATATCTCATTCAGGCAGAAAATGTTATACTTACACCACACGTGGCAGGATGGACAATAGAGAGTAAAGAAAAGCTGGCCCAAACCATAGTAGATAAAATTAAAGAAAAATTTATGTAA
- the mgtE gene encoding magnesium transporter, which yields MEEHDDNIQFKISDELIENVEQLIESKDDANILDLLNDYHHADIAEILEETDINNATYVIKLLDSEKTSEVLMELDEDTREKILDTLSAKEIAEEIGELDTDDAVDMISELSDDRQLLVINHIEDQEHAQHIKDLLRYDDNIAGSLMAKELVKVNENWTVTRCVKEMRAQAEEVTRVHSIYVVDDNQKLIGRLSLKDLLIASPRAHISEVYIPKVDYVYDSEDVEEVANIMQKYDLEAIPVVDKNHILLGRITIDDIVDVIREEAEKDYQLAAGITRDVEADDSIWKLTIARLPWLLIGMFGGLGAASIINSFSGAMGDYIILLSFVPLIQATAGNVGVQSSAIVVQGLANNTMDSNLFRQLFKEFTLGLVNGLAIALIALCVTHFAFGTPYKVSITIGLALIAVIVMAALIGTFIPIILDKRGIDPAVATGPFITTSNDVFGILIYFVIAKAMLGF from the coding sequence GTGGAAGAACATGACGACAATATTCAGTTTAAAATAAGTGACGAGCTTATTGAAAATGTGGAACAATTAATTGAGTCTAAAGATGATGCAAACATCTTAGACCTATTAAATGATTACCACCACGCTGATATTGCCGAAATTCTAGAAGAAACAGACATTAATAACGCTACTTATGTTATTAAACTTCTAGATAGTGAAAAGACCTCTGAAGTCTTAATGGAATTAGACGAGGATACTCGTGAAAAAATTCTAGACACCCTATCGGCAAAAGAAATTGCAGAAGAAATCGGCGAATTAGATACCGATGATGCGGTAGATATGATTTCTGAATTATCAGACGACCGTCAACTTCTCGTAATAAACCATATTGAAGACCAAGAGCACGCCCAACATATTAAAGATTTATTACGTTACGACGATAATATTGCGGGGAGTCTAATGGCAAAAGAACTTGTAAAAGTTAACGAAAACTGGACCGTTACCCGATGTGTTAAAGAAATGCGTGCACAGGCCGAAGAGGTAACCCGAGTACATTCCATTTATGTGGTAGACGACAACCAAAAACTCATTGGTCGTTTATCATTAAAAGACTTATTAATAGCATCACCTAGAGCTCATATTTCAGAAGTTTACATTCCAAAAGTAGATTATGTTTACGATAGTGAAGATGTTGAAGAAGTAGCAAATATTATGCAAAAATACGACTTGGAAGCCATTCCTGTAGTCGATAAAAACCACATTCTTTTAGGCCGCATTACCATTGATGATATTGTAGATGTAATTCGAGAAGAAGCCGAAAAAGATTATCAACTTGCTGCCGGTATTACCCGAGATGTCGAAGCCGACGATAGCATTTGGAAACTTACCATAGCACGCTTACCTTGGCTACTCATTGGTATGTTTGGTGGCCTTGGTGCAGCCAGCATTATAAACAGTTTTAGCGGCGCCATGGGCGATTATATTATTCTGCTAAGTTTCGTACCACTTATACAAGCTACCGCTGGAAACGTAGGTGTACAATCGTCTGCCATAGTTGTACAAGGTTTAGCTAATAACACTATGGATAGCAACCTATTCCGTCAACTTTTTAAAGAATTTACACTCGGTTTAGTAAATGGTTTAGCCATTGCTCTTATAGCCTTATGCGTGACACATTTTGCCTTTGGCACACCATACAAAGTATCTATAACCATAGGTTTAGCACTTATAGCAGTAATTGTAATGGCAGCACTTATAGGCACGTTTATACCTATAATTTTAGATAAACGTGGCATAGATCCAGCCGTAGCAACCGGACCATTTATAACCACAAGTAACGACGTTTTTGGCATTTTAATTTACTTTGTTATCGCCAAAGCCATGCTCGGATTTTAA